A single uncultured Methanobrevibacter sp. DNA region contains:
- a CDS encoding metallophosphoesterase, with the protein MDNNKPSVLKVRQGLQEFMTQSREISFGTEFSKEYFDLVNVDIELNNLDLAFNNYKIVNLTDIHIGQWLTPEYLDGVVDYVNTLKPDMITLTGDYVSYILEGYEEDLKNSFKKLKAKDSKLAVLGNHDHWLGAKEIRNILKKANVKDLSNDVYTLKKSGKKDNEEKLLNIGGVDSYTVGADDLNCVLNKLPQEGPAILLAHEPDFAKISSETKRFGLQISGHSHGGQFIIPGTNITPFRGPKSTKYPVGKYKVNNMIQYTSRGLGTNMFWMRINCKPEITQFNLKSREKQKIKIE; encoded by the coding sequence ATGGACAACAACAAACCTTCTGTTCTAAAAGTTCGTCAAGGTTTACAGGAATTTATGACTCAATCAAGAGAAATAAGCTTTGGAACAGAATTTAGTAAAGAATACTTTGACCTTGTTAATGTAGATATTGAATTAAATAATTTAGACTTAGCATTTAATAATTATAAAATTGTTAATTTAACAGACATCCACATTGGACAATGGTTAACTCCAGAGTATTTAGATGGAGTTGTTGATTATGTAAACACTTTAAAACCAGATATGATAACATTAACTGGAGATTATGTTTCATATATTTTAGAAGGATATGAAGAAGACCTGAAAAATTCTTTTAAAAAATTAAAAGCAAAAGATTCAAAATTAGCAGTTTTAGGAAATCATGATCATTGGCTTGGAGCTAAAGAAATAAGAAACATACTAAAAAAAGCCAATGTTAAAGATTTAAGTAATGATGTTTACACGCTTAAAAAAAGTGGAAAAAAAGACAATGAAGAAAAATTACTGAATATTGGTGGAGTAGACAGTTATACTGTTGGTGCTGATGATTTAAACTGTGTTTTAAATAAATTACCACAAGAAGGTCCAGCTATTTTACTTGCACATGAACCAGATTTTGCTAAAATATCCAGTGAAACTAAAAGATTCGGACTACAAATCTCTGGACATTCACATGGAGGGCAATTTATCATTCCAGGAACTAATATTACACCATTCAGAGGTCCAAAATCAACTAAATACCCTGTTGGAAAATATAAAGTTAATAATATGATTCAATACACCAGCAGAGGACTTGGAACAAATATGTTCTGGATGAGAATAAACTGTAAACCTGAAATAACTCAATTCAACCTAAAAAGTCGCGAAAAACAAAAAATAAAAATTGAATAG
- a CDS encoding redox-regulated ATPase YchF, which produces MLQIAVTGKPNVGKSSFFNSATSSSVEMANYPFTTIDANKAVAHVISECPCKELNVTCNPRNSICIDGKRLLPVELIDVAGLVPGAHEGKGLGNQFLDDLMQAKVLIHVIDASGSTDAEGQSVEPGSHDPLDDIEFLEDEIVMWMYGILNRNWVRLVRKIEAEKLDIAKVIFDQLSGTGISLEDIIEAKRKVNPDYTKWEKEDFMELIRNILHIAKPMLIVANKADLPTAEENIKRMQEKYPYVIPASAESEIALVRAAEAGLISYTPGDSDFEILEKDKLSDNQIKALEYIRTNILEKYGGTGIQTALNEAVFGLLNMIVVYPVQDEHKYTDQKGNVLPDGILVPKGAVPKELAYLVHSDIGDNFMHAVDARKNMRIAANYELQDKDVISIVTRG; this is translated from the coding sequence ATGCTTCAAATTGCAGTTACTGGAAAACCAAATGTTGGAAAATCTTCATTCTTTAACTCTGCAACTTCTTCAAGTGTAGAAATGGCTAACTATCCATTTACTACTATTGATGCTAATAAAGCTGTTGCTCATGTTATTAGTGAATGTCCTTGTAAAGAATTAAATGTTACTTGTAATCCTAGAAATTCCATATGTATTGATGGAAAAAGATTACTGCCTGTTGAATTAATAGATGTTGCAGGACTTGTTCCTGGAGCTCATGAAGGTAAAGGATTAGGTAATCAGTTTTTAGATGATTTAATGCAGGCTAAAGTTCTTATTCATGTTATTGATGCTTCAGGTTCTACTGATGCTGAAGGTCAAAGTGTAGAACCTGGTTCTCATGATCCTTTAGATGATATTGAATTTCTAGAAGATGAAATAGTAATGTGGATGTATGGAATTCTTAATAGGAATTGGGTTAGACTTGTACGTAAAATTGAAGCTGAAAAATTAGATATTGCTAAAGTTATTTTTGACCAATTATCTGGTACTGGAATAAGCTTGGAGGATATTATTGAAGCTAAAAGAAAAGTTAATCCAGATTATACTAAATGGGAAAAAGAAGATTTCATGGAACTTATACGTAATATATTACATATAGCTAAACCAATGCTTATTGTAGCTAATAAAGCAGATTTACCAACTGCTGAAGAAAATATTAAAAGAATGCAGGAAAAATATCCTTATGTTATACCAGCATCTGCAGAATCTGAGATAGCATTAGTTAGAGCAGCTGAAGCAGGTTTGATTAGTTATACTCCTGGTGATTCAGATTTTGAAATTTTAGAAAAAGATAAATTATCTGATAATCAAATTAAAGCTTTGGAATATATTAGAACAAATATTTTAGAGAAATATGGTGGAACAGGTATTCAAACAGCATTAAATGAAGCTGTATTTGGTTTACTTAATATGATTGTAGTTTATCCAGTTCAAGATGAACATAAATACACTGATCAAAAAGGAAATGTTTTGCCTGATGGAATTTTAGTACCTAAAGGTGCGGTTCCTAAAGAATTGGCTTATCTTGTTCATTCAGATATTGGTGATAACTTCATGCATGCAGTAGATGCACGTAAAAACATGAGAATTGCTGCAAATTATGAATTACAAGATAAAGATGTTATAAGTATTGTTACAAGAGGATAA